Proteins from a genomic interval of Sulfurimonas sp. HSL3-2:
- the tssG gene encoding type VI secretion system baseplate subunit TssG: MMNIDTINQSIELNIKKYSLPQAIRVILHYLKELYQTSDYELLYKKIRFEGNSSLAFQKSELDSIEFFENEAAGKRVSVKINFLSLFGSSSPLPSHYNETVLRSFEGDRILYDFLNLFNHNLQRFIYPVWEKHRYYVKYNKDLKDGFSKYLLSLLGLYANFDVEHNKLDFQKIMPYIGVLSMRQKSAGTLTSILRHYLGFDEIEILQCIKMQSKIPSWQYARLGQTNSQLGVNLNIGEFVINKTSKFRILLNNVRVEDMLRYSIHGNKMDELNDLISFALNEPLEYDVCLGINEENKVSCVLDESEKRYIGINCWIGEPTGNEQIIIAQKG; encoded by the coding sequence ATGATGAATATTGACACTATAAATCAAAGTATCGAGTTAAATATTAAAAAATATAGCCTACCTCAGGCTATTAGAGTGATCTTACACTATTTAAAAGAGCTTTATCAGACATCAGATTATGAATTGCTTTACAAAAAAATACGTTTTGAAGGGAACTCTTCACTGGCATTTCAAAAAAGTGAACTTGACTCTATTGAGTTTTTTGAAAATGAAGCTGCAGGAAAACGGGTCAGTGTAAAAATCAACTTTTTAAGTCTTTTTGGAAGTTCTTCTCCGCTTCCAAGTCACTACAACGAAACGGTTTTAAGAAGTTTTGAGGGTGATAGGATCTTATATGATTTTCTAAATCTCTTCAATCATAATTTGCAGAGATTTATTTATCCGGTGTGGGAAAAACACAGATATTACGTCAAATATAATAAAGACTTAAAAGATGGTTTTTCCAAATATCTGCTTTCACTTTTGGGTCTATACGCCAACTTCGATGTTGAACATAATAAGTTGGATTTTCAAAAGATCATGCCTTATATTGGTGTACTCAGTATGCGCCAAAAATCTGCAGGAACACTTACTTCGATCTTACGCCATTACCTTGGGTTTGATGAGATCGAAATTTTGCAATGTATAAAGATGCAATCGAAGATCCCTTCTTGGCAATACGCAAGACTTGGACAAACAAACAGCCAGCTCGGTGTGAATCTAAATATTGGTGAATTTGTCATAAACAAAACATCAAAATTCAGAATTTTGCTTAACAACGTAAGGGTAGAAGATATGCTCAGGTACAGCATTCATGGAAATAAAATGGATGAGCTTAATGACCTTATTTCTTTCGCTTTGAATGAACCTTTGGAATATGACGTATGTCTTGGGATCAATGAAGAAAATAAGGTGAGTTGTGTTTTGGATGAATCCGAGAAGAGATACATAGGAATTAATTGCTGGATAGGGGAACCGACCGGAAATGAACAGATTATTATTGCACAAAAAGGTTAG